In a genomic window of Streptomyces pristinaespiralis:
- a CDS encoding ArsR/SmtB family transcription factor — translation MLRIHFNADDLARVRMAARPDALWESILSFHRLRDRRGALVFGEWRSQARTRLKGETRLLSALVPQRGYFPDFLTPAEGSEGLDTGLEALRATPPARLHTEVALAAAHRSPLRSLPGRLASLAEGRAESVARLVAALRAYYHAAVEPYWTHIQGRVEADRAVRGRALLDGGAGELLASLPPVLRWRSPVLEADYPVDRELRLDGRGLLLQPSFFCRGTPVVLRDASLPPVLVYPVSHSCEQAAGDVTGASLGRLVGHTRSAILQAIRGGCTTSELARRAGVSLASASQHAAVLREAGLVVTLRHGNAVLHTLTPLGAALLRGGATPEPEPAMRGTAPSPRR, via the coding sequence GTGCTTCGTATTCATTTCAATGCGGACGATCTGGCGCGCGTGCGGATGGCCGCCAGGCCCGACGCGTTGTGGGAATCGATTCTCAGTTTTCACCGATTGCGTGACCGAAGGGGCGCTCTGGTCTTCGGCGAATGGCGTTCCCAGGCCCGAACGCGGTTGAAAGGTGAAACACGACTGCTCTCCGCGCTCGTTCCCCAGCGCGGCTATTTCCCGGATTTCCTCACCCCCGCGGAGGGCAGCGAAGGGCTCGACACCGGCCTCGAGGCGCTGCGCGCCACACCTCCCGCACGGCTGCACACCGAAGTGGCCCTCGCCGCCGCCCACCGCTCGCCCCTGCGCTCCCTGCCCGGCCGGCTGGCGTCCCTCGCGGAAGGCAGGGCCGAGTCCGTCGCCCGCCTCGTCGCCGCCCTGCGGGCGTACTACCACGCGGCCGTGGAGCCGTACTGGACCCACATCCAGGGCCGGGTGGAGGCCGACCGCGCCGTGCGCGGCCGCGCGCTCCTCGACGGCGGCGCGGGCGAACTGCTCGCCTCCCTGCCGCCGGTGCTGCGCTGGCGCTCACCCGTCCTCGAGGCCGACTACCCCGTCGACCGCGAACTGCGCCTGGACGGGCGCGGACTGCTGCTCCAGCCGTCGTTCTTCTGCCGGGGGACACCGGTGGTCCTGCGCGACGCGTCGCTGCCGCCGGTGCTCGTCTACCCGGTCTCGCACAGCTGCGAGCAGGCCGCGGGAGACGTCACGGGCGCCTCGCTCGGGCGCCTCGTGGGACATACGCGCTCCGCGATACTCCAGGCCATCCGCGGCGGCTGCACGACCAGCGAACTGGCCCGCAGGGCCGGCGTGTCGCTGGCCTCCGCGAGCCAGCACGCCGCCGTGCTGCGGGAGGCGGGCCTGGTGGTGACACTGCGCCACGGAAACGCGGTACTGCACACGCTCACCCCGCTGGGCGCCGCCCTGCTGCGCGGCGGCGCCACACCGGAGCCCGAGCCGGCTATGCGCGGAACGGCCCCGTCACCTCGTAGGTGA
- a CDS encoding alkaline phosphatase PhoX: MERRSFLRGAVVGTSAAAFGFTLWQGAASAAPAQPGPGPYGALGPADANGIQLPAGFTSRVVARSGQRVGSTSYTWHNAPDGGACYSDGTGWIYVSNSEINPSGGASAVRFSSTGAITGAYRILSNTRQNCAGGKTPWNTWLSCEEVSLGYVYETDPYGVKAAVRRDAMGRFKHEAAAADPVRRAVYLTEDESNGCLYRFVPTTWGDLSSGRLQVLVAGTATSGSFSWADVPDPDGSPTYTRSQVSGAKRFNGGEGCHYADDKVWFTTKGDNRLWQLNLLTNTYELAYDDSLVSGTAPLTGVDNVTGTASGDLFVAEDGGNMEICVITPDDVVAPFLRVGGQSSSEICGPAFSPDGSRLYFSSQRGTSGSSSGGITYEVTGPFRA; this comes from the coding sequence GTGGAACGTCGCAGCTTCCTGCGCGGGGCCGTCGTCGGTACATCGGCGGCGGCCTTCGGCTTCACGCTGTGGCAGGGCGCCGCCTCCGCGGCCCCCGCCCAGCCCGGCCCCGGTCCCTACGGGGCGCTCGGCCCGGCGGACGCGAACGGGATCCAGCTGCCGGCCGGCTTCACCAGCCGGGTGGTCGCCCGGTCCGGCCAGCGGGTCGGCTCCACCTCGTACACCTGGCACAACGCCCCTGACGGCGGCGCCTGCTACAGCGACGGCACCGGCTGGATCTACGTCTCGAACTCGGAGATCAACCCCTCCGGCGGGGCGAGCGCGGTGCGCTTCTCCTCGACCGGCGCGATCACCGGCGCGTACCGGATCCTGTCGAACACCCGGCAGAACTGCGCGGGCGGCAAGACCCCCTGGAACACCTGGCTGTCCTGCGAGGAGGTCAGCCTCGGGTACGTCTACGAGACCGACCCGTACGGCGTGAAGGCCGCCGTGCGCCGCGACGCGATGGGCCGCTTCAAGCACGAGGCGGCGGCCGCGGACCCGGTGCGCCGGGCGGTGTACCTGACGGAGGACGAGTCCAACGGCTGCCTCTACCGCTTCGTGCCCACCACCTGGGGCGACCTGTCGTCCGGCAGGCTCCAGGTGCTCGTCGCGGGAACGGCCACGTCCGGCTCCTTCAGCTGGGCGGACGTGCCCGACCCCGACGGCTCCCCGACGTACACCCGCAGCCAGGTCTCCGGCGCGAAGCGGTTCAACGGCGGCGAGGGCTGCCACTACGCCGACGACAAGGTCTGGTTCACCACCAAGGGCGACAACCGGCTCTGGCAGCTGAACCTCCTGACGAACACCTACGAGCTCGCCTACGACGACTCGCTCGTCTCCGGCACCGCGCCGCTCACCGGCGTCGACAACGTCACCGGCACGGCTTCCGGGGACCTGTTCGTCGCGGAGGACGGCGGCAACATGGAGATCTGCGTGATCACGCCGGACGACGTCGTCGCGCCGTTCCTCCGGGTCGGCGGCCAGTCCTCCTCCGAGATCTGCGGCCCGGCCTTCTCCCCCGACGGCTCCCGGCTGTACTTCTCCAGCCAGCGCGGCACCAGCGGAAGCTCGTCGGGCGGCATCACCTACGAGGTGACGGGGCCGTTCCGCGCATAG
- a CDS encoding VOC family protein, producing MAQMIFVNLPVKGLEASKAFWGKLGYSFNPQFTDESAACLVFSDTVFAMLLTEARFKDFTKKDIADAATSTEVILALSADSREKVDELVDAALAAGGAPSNDPQDYGYMYGRSFQDPDHHLWEVIWMDVEAMQEATAEGE from the coding sequence ATGGCTCAGATGATCTTCGTGAACCTGCCCGTGAAGGGCCTCGAGGCCAGCAAGGCCTTCTGGGGCAAGCTGGGCTACTCCTTCAACCCGCAGTTCACCGACGAGAGCGCGGCCTGCCTGGTCTTCAGCGACACCGTCTTCGCGATGCTGCTGACCGAGGCGCGCTTCAAGGACTTCACCAAGAAGGACATCGCCGACGCCGCCACCAGCACGGAGGTCATCCTCGCCCTGAGCGCAGACAGCCGTGAGAAGGTCGACGAGCTGGTGGACGCGGCGCTCGCCGCCGGCGGCGCGCCGTCCAACGACCCCCAGGACTACGGCTACATGTACGGCCGTTCCTTCCAGGACCCCGACCACCACCTGTGGGAGGTCATCTGGATGGACGTCGAGGCGATGCAGGAGGCGACGGCGGAGGGCGAGTGA
- the nirD gene encoding nitrite reductase small subunit NirD: MTATTLAPATTEVLIQLRPADEWLAVCPLSRLTPGRGVAALLPDGRQVALFLDRDGAPYAIDNRDPFTGAQVLARGLVGSAAGRPFVASPLLKQRFDLSTGRCLDDESVAVAAYEVRVA, from the coding sequence ATGACCGCGACGACCCTCGCCCCCGCCACGACGGAGGTCCTGATCCAGCTCCGGCCCGCCGACGAATGGCTGGCGGTGTGCCCCCTGTCCCGGCTCACCCCGGGACGCGGAGTGGCCGCCCTGCTGCCGGACGGCCGTCAGGTGGCGCTGTTCCTGGACCGCGACGGTGCCCCGTACGCGATCGACAACCGCGACCCGTTCACCGGCGCGCAGGTCCTCGCGCGCGGTCTCGTCGGCTCGGCCGCGGGCCGGCCGTTCGTCGCCTCGCCGCTGCTCAAGCAGCGCTTCGACCTGTCGACCGGGCGCTGCCTCGACGACGAGTCGGTGGCGGTGGCGGCCTACGAGGTACGGGTGGCCTGA
- the nirB gene encoding nitrite reductase large subunit NirB has product MEASDMAAKSTPATTGTIVVVGHGMVGQRFLEALAERGVTERARVVVLCEEPRPAYDRVRLTSYFSGNTPDDLSMVADGFMAEHGIELHLDDPAETIDTTTRTVTSRAGLTLTYDTLVLATGSYPFVPPVPGKNAEGCFVYRTIEDLLAIEEYAKTARVGAVVGGGLLGLEAAGALKGLGLETHVVEFAPRLMPVQVDEGGGAALLRTIENMGLSVHTGVGTQEVLAGENGAVSGMALSDGSQLATDLVVFSAGVRPRDQLAREAGLAVGERGGIIVDEQCRTSDPAVFAIGECALASDGRVYGLVAPGYEMAEAVADVIDGGTRSFTGADTSTKLKLLGVDVASFGDAHGAADGCLDVVYSDSRAGVYKKLVVDGKGTLLGGILVGDAESYGTLRALTGSVPPVSPEQLVLPEGAGAPAALGPGALPDEAVICSCHNVTKGTIRGAVTEHSCTTVPEVKKCTKAGTGCGSCVKVLGQLVNAELEASGVEVDKGLCGCFGQTRQELYEIVRALRITSYQKLLDSHGREAARGGNGCEVCKPTVGSIIASLAPTIGASGYVLEGEQAALQDTNDHFLANMQKNGSYSIVPRIPGGEITPEKLIVIGEVARDFGLYTKITGGQRIDMFGARVDQLPQIWARLVDAGFESGHAYGKALRTVKSCVGQTWCRYGVQDSVRMAIDLELRYRGLRSPHKLKSAVSGCQRECAEAQSKDFGVIATANGWNLYVGGNGGATPRHADLLAQDLSDAELVRLIDRFLMFYIRTADRLERTSTWLERIEGGLEHVRDVVVHDSLGICAELESLMADHVAGYRDEWAETLDDPERLLRFVSFVNAPDTPDPTVKFVPERDQVKPDLPLLSIRSLEETLEGAAR; this is encoded by the coding sequence ATGGAGGCCTCTGACATGGCTGCGAAGTCCACTCCCGCGACCACTGGCACGATCGTGGTCGTCGGCCACGGAATGGTCGGCCAGCGGTTCCTTGAGGCCCTCGCCGAGCGCGGCGTCACCGAGCGGGCACGCGTGGTCGTGCTGTGCGAGGAGCCCCGCCCCGCCTACGACCGGGTGCGCCTGACCTCGTACTTCTCCGGCAACACGCCCGACGACCTGTCGATGGTCGCGGACGGTTTCATGGCGGAGCACGGCATCGAACTGCACCTGGACGACCCCGCGGAGACCATCGACACGACCACCCGCACGGTCACCTCGCGCGCCGGGCTCACCCTGACGTACGACACGCTGGTGCTGGCCACCGGCTCGTACCCGTTCGTGCCGCCGGTGCCGGGCAAGAACGCGGAGGGGTGCTTCGTCTACCGCACCATCGAGGACCTGCTCGCGATCGAGGAGTACGCGAAGACGGCCCGCGTCGGCGCGGTCGTCGGCGGCGGTCTGCTCGGGCTGGAGGCGGCGGGCGCCCTCAAGGGTCTCGGCCTCGAGACGCACGTCGTCGAGTTCGCGCCGCGGCTGATGCCGGTCCAGGTCGACGAGGGCGGCGGCGCGGCACTGCTGCGCACGATCGAGAACATGGGCCTGTCCGTGCACACCGGTGTCGGCACCCAGGAGGTCCTCGCCGGCGAGAACGGCGCCGTCAGCGGCATGGCCCTGTCCGACGGTTCACAGCTCGCCACCGACCTGGTCGTCTTCTCCGCGGGCGTACGTCCCCGGGACCAGCTCGCCCGCGAGGCCGGCCTCGCGGTCGGCGAGCGCGGCGGCATCATCGTGGACGAGCAGTGCCGCACCTCCGACCCCGCCGTCTTCGCGATCGGCGAGTGCGCGCTGGCCTCGGACGGCCGGGTGTACGGCCTGGTGGCGCCGGGCTACGAGATGGCCGAGGCGGTGGCGGACGTGATCGACGGCGGCACACGGTCCTTCACCGGTGCCGACACCTCGACGAAGCTGAAGCTGCTCGGCGTGGACGTGGCCTCCTTCGGTGACGCGCACGGCGCGGCCGACGGATGCCTGGACGTCGTGTACTCGGACTCGCGCGCCGGCGTCTACAAGAAGCTGGTCGTCGACGGAAAGGGCACGCTGCTCGGCGGCATCCTCGTCGGTGACGCCGAGTCGTACGGCACCCTGCGGGCACTGACCGGCAGTGTGCCGCCCGTCTCCCCGGAGCAGCTCGTGCTGCCCGAGGGCGCCGGTGCGCCGGCCGCGCTCGGGCCGGGCGCGCTGCCCGACGAGGCAGTGATCTGCTCCTGCCACAACGTCACCAAGGGCACGATCCGCGGCGCGGTGACCGAGCACTCCTGCACCACCGTGCCGGAGGTGAAGAAGTGCACCAAGGCCGGTACCGGCTGCGGCAGTTGCGTCAAGGTGCTCGGCCAGCTCGTCAACGCCGAACTGGAGGCGTCGGGAGTCGAGGTCGACAAGGGCCTGTGCGGCTGCTTCGGGCAGACCCGCCAGGAGCTGTACGAGATCGTCCGTGCCCTGCGCATCACCTCGTACCAGAAGCTGCTGGACTCGCACGGCCGTGAGGCGGCCAGGGGCGGCAACGGCTGCGAGGTCTGCAAGCCGACCGTCGGTTCGATCATCGCCTCGCTGGCGCCCACGATCGGAGCGAGCGGCTATGTGCTGGAGGGCGAGCAGGCGGCGCTCCAGGACACCAACGACCACTTCCTCGCCAACATGCAGAAGAACGGCTCGTACTCGATCGTGCCGCGCATCCCTGGTGGTGAGATCACCCCGGAGAAGCTGATCGTCATCGGTGAGGTGGCCCGCGACTTCGGCCTCTACACGAAGATCACCGGCGGCCAGCGGATCGACATGTTCGGCGCGCGGGTGGACCAGCTGCCGCAGATCTGGGCCCGGCTGGTGGACGCGGGCTTCGAGTCCGGCCACGCGTACGGCAAGGCGCTGCGGACCGTGAAGTCCTGTGTGGGCCAGACCTGGTGCCGTTACGGCGTCCAGGACTCGGTGCGGATGGCGATCGACCTGGAGCTGCGCTACCGGGGGCTGCGCTCGCCGCACAAGCTGAAGTCGGCGGTCTCCGGCTGCCAGCGCGAGTGCGCGGAGGCCCAGTCCAAGGACTTCGGCGTGATCGCCACGGCGAACGGCTGGAACCTGTACGTGGGCGGCAACGGCGGCGCCACCCCGCGCCACGCGGACCTGCTCGCCCAGGACCTGTCCGACGCCGAACTGGTGCGTCTGATCGACCGGTTCCTGATGTTCTACATCCGCACCGCCGACCGGCTGGAGCGCACCTCGACCTGGCTCGAGCGCATCGAGGGCGGTCTGGAGCACGTACGGGACGTGGTCGTGCACGACTCCCTCGGCATCTGCGCCGAGCTGGAGTCGCTGATGGCCGACCATGTCGCCGGCTACCGCGACGAGTGGGCCGAGACGCTGGACGACCCCGAGCGGCTGTTGCGTTTCGTGTCGTTCGTCAACGCGCCCGACACCCCGGACCCGACGGTGAAGTTCGTGCCCGAGCGCGACCAGGTCAAGCCCGATCTGCCGCTGCTGTCCATCCGTTCGCTCGAAGAGACCCTGGAAGGTGCCGCCCGATGA
- a CDS encoding NAD(P)/FAD-dependent oxidoreductase — translation MTSEIVVIGGGTAGARLARQLGADARVTVLGEETHAPYNRVLLAEVLAGRYGPEVIALPEVPVRRGVRATAVDRDRRLVHCADGTSVAYDRLVLATGSNPVLPPLRGLGPGLPDGVHPFRTLDDCAALSAAVGPGTRAVVVGGGLLGVSAARALATRGAKVLLAQQGEHLMERQLDTSASALLRAHLEFLGVEVHTECRVRGLRTTADGAVGAVVLADGFALDAEIVVLACGVRPRVGLAVDAGLEVRRGIVVDDELRTSDPYIHAIGDCAEHDGVVHGLAGPALEQADVLASVLRAEGARYTGTRALTRLTLASATSPFDLAAFGDPTPRPGDDVVQLADATRGAYRKVVVRGDRLVGGVLLGDLASVGALARAWEGDEALPDSLPLLHLLTDDGGL, via the coding sequence ATGACTTCGGAGATCGTGGTGATCGGCGGCGGGACGGCAGGCGCGCGGCTCGCGCGTCAGCTCGGCGCGGACGCCCGCGTCACGGTCCTCGGCGAGGAGACGCACGCGCCCTACAACCGGGTGCTGCTCGCGGAGGTGCTGGCGGGGCGTTACGGCCCCGAGGTGATCGCGCTGCCCGAGGTGCCCGTGCGCCGCGGTGTGCGGGCGACCGCCGTCGACCGGGACCGGCGGCTCGTGCACTGCGCGGACGGCACGTCCGTGGCATACGACCGCCTCGTGCTGGCGACCGGTTCCAACCCGGTGCTGCCGCCGCTGCGCGGACTCGGCCCCGGCCTCCCCGACGGCGTCCACCCCTTCCGCACCCTCGACGACTGCGCGGCGCTGTCGGCCGCGGTCGGACCGGGGACGCGGGCGGTGGTCGTCGGCGGCGGGCTGCTGGGGGTCTCCGCGGCCCGCGCGCTGGCCACCCGGGGCGCGAAGGTGCTGCTGGCCCAGCAGGGCGAGCACCTCATGGAGCGCCAGCTGGACACCTCCGCCTCCGCGCTGCTGCGGGCGCACCTGGAGTTCCTCGGCGTCGAGGTGCACACCGAGTGCCGGGTACGGGGTCTGCGGACCACCGCCGACGGGGCCGTCGGCGCCGTGGTCCTGGCGGACGGCTTCGCGCTGGACGCCGAGATCGTGGTGCTGGCCTGCGGGGTGCGTCCCCGTGTCGGTCTGGCGGTCGACGCCGGGCTCGAGGTGCGGCGCGGCATCGTCGTCGACGACGAACTGCGCACCTCCGACCCGTACATCCACGCCATCGGCGACTGCGCCGAGCACGACGGCGTCGTGCACGGGCTGGCGGGCCCGGCGCTGGAGCAGGCCGACGTGCTGGCCTCCGTGCTCCGCGCGGAGGGCGCCCGCTACACCGGCACCCGGGCGCTGACCCGGCTCACGCTCGCCTCCGCGACGAGCCCGTTCGACCTGGCCGCTTTCGGCGACCCGACCCCCCGCCCGGGGGACGACGTCGTCCAGCTCGCCGACGCCACCCGGGGCGCGTACCGCAAGGTCGTCGTCCGCGGGGACCGGCTCGTCGGCGGTGTCCTGCTCGGGGATCTCGCCTCGGTCGGCGCGCTCGCCCGGGCCTGGGAGGGCGACGAGGCCCTGCCGGACTCCCTCCCCCTGCTCCACCTGCTCACCGATGATGGAGGCCTCTGA
- a CDS encoding sulfite exporter TauE/SafE family protein, which produces MPDISLTTLVLLCLAAAAAGWIDAVVGGGGLLLLPALLLGLPQVPAAHVLGTNKAVAIVGTSGAAITYVRKAPVQVRTAVRIGLAALAGSMGGAFFAAGISSDVLRPVIMVVLLGVAAFVMLRPSFGAAADADKRRVTRTRTVVAIVLVGGGIGFYDGLFGPGTGTFLVLALTAVLHLDLVTASATAKIVNVCTNGGALAMFAYQGTVLWQLAALMAVFNLAGGMFGARMALRKGSEFVRGVLLVVVFSLVAKLGFDQWTA; this is translated from the coding sequence GTGCCCGACATATCCCTGACCACGCTCGTCCTCCTCTGTCTCGCCGCGGCCGCCGCCGGCTGGATCGACGCCGTCGTGGGCGGCGGCGGTCTCCTGCTGCTCCCCGCGCTGCTGCTCGGCCTGCCGCAGGTGCCTGCCGCCCATGTCCTCGGAACGAACAAGGCGGTCGCCATCGTCGGCACCTCCGGTGCCGCGATCACCTATGTGCGCAAGGCGCCGGTACAGGTCAGGACGGCGGTGCGGATCGGGCTCGCGGCGCTCGCGGGTTCGATGGGCGGCGCGTTCTTCGCGGCCGGCATCAGCAGCGACGTGCTCCGCCCGGTGATCATGGTGGTGCTGCTCGGCGTGGCCGCGTTCGTGATGCTGCGCCCCTCGTTCGGCGCGGCCGCCGACGCCGACAAGCGCCGCGTCACCCGCACCCGCACCGTCGTGGCGATCGTGCTCGTCGGCGGTGGCATCGGCTTCTACGACGGTCTCTTCGGGCCGGGCACCGGTACGTTCCTGGTGCTGGCGCTCACCGCGGTGCTTCACCTGGACCTGGTGACCGCGTCCGCCACCGCGAAGATCGTGAACGTGTGCACCAACGGCGGCGCCCTCGCGATGTTCGCCTACCAGGGCACCGTCCTGTGGCAGCTGGCCGCGCTGATGGCCGTCTTCAATTTGGCGGGCGGCATGTTCGGGGCCCGTATGGCGCTGCGCAAGGGCAGCGAGTTCGTCCGCGGGGTGCTGCTCGTCGTCGTCTTCTCGCTGGTCGCGAAGCTCGGCTTCGACCAGTGGACGGCGTGA
- a CDS encoding MarR family winged helix-turn-helix transcriptional regulator, with product MSTAPKGPTPGYLVWRLSTKWRVAVDRALAPLGLTHAQYTLIASLHGVWRSGYHPSQRQLADHTGLEPLYVSKLARALESSGLVRRTPDPADTRAVQLSLTPEGEEKARRAVAEVRTLLDRLLAPLGGLDAPRTEELTRELRLLLETPLDAPPDAFEDTSTTPEE from the coding sequence ATGAGCACAGCACCCAAGGGCCCCACGCCCGGCTACCTGGTCTGGCGTCTTTCGACGAAGTGGCGCGTCGCGGTCGACCGCGCGCTCGCTCCCCTGGGGCTGACTCACGCGCAGTACACCCTGATCGCCTCGCTGCACGGCGTATGGCGGTCCGGGTACCACCCCAGCCAGCGGCAACTCGCCGACCACACCGGCCTCGAGCCGCTCTACGTCTCGAAGCTGGCCCGCGCCCTCGAGTCGTCGGGACTCGTACGGCGCACGCCCGACCCCGCCGACACCAGGGCCGTCCAGCTCTCGCTCACCCCCGAGGGGGAGGAGAAGGCCCGCCGCGCCGTCGCGGAGGTCCGCACGCTGCTCGACCGGCTGCTGGCCCCGCTCGGCGGGCTCGACGCACCCCGCACCGAGGAGCTGACGCGTGAGCTGCGGCTGCTGCTCGAAACACCGCTCGACGCACCTCCCGACGCCTTCGAGGACACGTCCACGACACCCGAGGAGTAA
- a CDS encoding class F sortase, producing the protein MSAQDGTRRRAKGWTVAAAVCAGLWLVHNGTRDITPPVPSAAQAFAAGPNQHTDAAADPLPPSDPVRLRIPQIDVDAPVMGLGLSRDGSLDVPPAEDRNLAGWYEDGTAPGAEGTAIVAGHVDNAQGPAVFYSLGALEKGHRIEVLRADGRTAVFTIDAIEVYEADAFPDKKVYAPADRAELRVITCGGDFSERTGYQGNVVAYGHLIGVRDAIARK; encoded by the coding sequence ATGAGCGCTCAGGACGGCACGAGGCGCCGGGCCAAGGGCTGGACCGTGGCCGCCGCGGTTTGCGCCGGGCTGTGGCTGGTCCACAACGGCACCCGCGACATCACCCCGCCCGTCCCCTCCGCCGCGCAGGCCTTCGCCGCCGGCCCGAACCAGCACACGGACGCGGCCGCCGACCCGCTGCCTCCCTCGGATCCGGTCCGGCTGCGCATTCCGCAGATCGACGTCGACGCCCCCGTCATGGGGCTCGGACTCTCCCGCGACGGCAGCCTCGACGTCCCTCCCGCCGAGGACCGGAACCTGGCCGGGTGGTACGAGGACGGGACCGCCCCGGGAGCCGAGGGCACGGCGATCGTCGCCGGCCATGTGGACAACGCGCAGGGGCCCGCCGTCTTCTACAGCCTCGGCGCCCTGGAGAAGGGCCACCGGATCGAGGTGCTCCGCGCGGACGGCAGGACCGCGGTCTTCACGATCGACGCGATCGAGGTGTACGAGGCCGACGCCTTCCCCGACAAGAAGGTCTACGCGCCCGCCGACCGGGCCGAGCTCCGGGTGATCACCTGCGGCGGCGACTTCTCCGAGAGGACCGGCTACCAGGGCAACGTGGTCGCCTACGGGCACCTCATCGGCGTCCGGGACGCCATCGCCAGAAAATAA
- a CDS encoding NADPH-dependent FMN reductase, translated as MDINTPDTTSDRPSALKLAVIIGSNRDGRFGPTVADWFVSRAARREDFTVDVVDLADADLPTALSYSPSPDVRAELAKLTPKLAAADAFVVVTPEYNHSFPAGLKNVIDRHYGEWQAKPVGFVSYGGISGGLRAVEQLRQVFAELHAVTVRDTVSFHNAGAHFDDEGNHREPAAPDAAAKTMLDQLAWWAEALRSAKSVRPYAS; from the coding sequence ATGGACATCAACACGCCTGACACCACGTCCGACCGTCCCTCCGCGCTGAAGCTCGCCGTCATCATCGGCAGCAACCGTGACGGCCGCTTCGGACCCACCGTCGCCGACTGGTTCGTCTCCCGTGCCGCTCGGCGCGAGGACTTCACCGTCGACGTCGTCGACCTCGCCGATGCCGACCTCCCCACCGCCCTCTCCTACTCACCCTCGCCCGACGTGCGGGCCGAGCTCGCCAAGCTCACGCCGAAGCTCGCCGCTGCCGACGCCTTCGTCGTCGTCACCCCCGAGTACAACCACTCCTTCCCCGCCGGCCTCAAGAACGTCATCGACCGGCACTACGGCGAATGGCAGGCCAAGCCCGTCGGGTTCGTCTCCTACGGCGGCATCTCCGGCGGCCTGCGCGCCGTCGAGCAGCTGCGCCAGGTCTTCGCCGAGCTGCACGCCGTCACCGTCCGCGACACGGTGTCCTTCCACAACGCCGGCGCCCACTTCGACGACGAGGGCAACCACCGCGAGCCCGCCGCTCCCGACGCCGCCGCCAAGACCATGCTCGACCAGCTCGCCTGGTGGGCCGAGGCGCTGCGGTCCGCCAAGTCCGTCCGCCCCTACGCGAGCTGA